Proteins encoded in a region of the Elaeis guineensis isolate ETL-2024a chromosome 7, EG11, whole genome shotgun sequence genome:
- the LOC105033759 gene encoding uncharacterized protein, whose protein sequence is MPQLDLEKFVCVGNRKVFCETLVDVAGGGEPRQNPPLAAVEDPDNLAGSFEREIGWADRNAVYGRNDSTTGSTNPKSSNARRGSAASNSQLVSTNLKANTPIIGLPGKIQHSGFDGRNARRPPRIRIFPKKKARRAEGGGRGKSAVPESEPGSPKVSCFGKVLSDRERERRRREGLRAAEGEWEGWRCSAGFGAIFRCGGGGQTAEEEAERKITVPPRNIPALAASVPESLADAPVLGEMKRFVSGRRAASWGAEAEAEAEAEAGAGGKTVRVGVWGRRSVGSVGDGE, encoded by the coding sequence ATGCCCCAGTTGGACCTCGAGAAATTCGTTTGCGTTGGAAACCGGAAGGTCTTCTGCGAGACCCTGGTCGACGTCGCCGGCGGCGGAGAGCCGAGGCAGAATCCGCCTCTGGCAGCGGTGGAGGACCCGGACAACCTGGCGGGGTCCTTCGAGCGCGAGATCGGTTGGGCGGACCGGAACGCCGTTTATGGTCGGAACGACTCCACCACAGGAAGCACCAATCCCAAGTCCAGCAACGCCCGGAGGGGATCGGCGGCATCGAATTCCCAGCTCGTTTCCACGAATCTCAAGGCGAACACCCCCATCATCGGCCTCCCCGGAAAGATCCAGCACTCCGGCTTCGACGGACGGAACGCCCGCCGGCCGCCGCGGATCCGGATCTTCCCGAAAAAGAAGGCCAGGAGGGCCGAAGGAGGCGGCAGAGGGAAGTCAGCGGTGCCGGAGTCGGAGCCCGGGTCGCCGAAGGTGTCGTGCTTCGGGAAAGTGTTGTCCGATAGGGAGCGGGAGCGGCGCCGGAGGGAGGGACTAAGGGCGGCGGAGGGGGAATGGGAGGGGTGGCGATGCTCGGCGGGCTTTGGAGCGATTTTCCGGTGTGGTGGGGGAGGTCAGACggcggaggaggaggcggagagAAAGATCACCGTACCGCCGAGGAATATTCCGGCGCTGGCCGCGAGTGTGCCAGAATCTCTGGCGGATGCGCCGGTCTTGGGCGAGATGAAGCGGTTCGTGTCGGGGCGGAGGGCAGCGTCGTGGGGAGCCGAGGCGGAGGCGGAGGCGGAGGCGGAGGCGGGAGCGGGGGGAAAGACGGTTCGGGTGGGGGTGTGGGGCCGGCGGTCGGTAGGTTCGGTGGGGGATGGGGAGTGA